In a single window of the Thamnophis elegans isolate rThaEle1 chromosome 8, rThaEle1.pri, whole genome shotgun sequence genome:
- the PKIA gene encoding cAMP-dependent protein kinase inhibitor alpha, with product MTDVESTYADFIASGRTGRRNAIHDILVSSTSGNSSELSLKLSELDINKTEGEEDAQRNPTEQTGESQGEAAKEES from the exons ATGACTGATGTGGAATCTACATATGCAGATTTCATTGCTTCAGGAAGAACTGGAAGAAGAAACGCTATTCATGATATACTTGTGTCTTCAACAAGTGGGAATTCCAGTGAACTATCcctgaaattatctgaacttGATATAAATAAAACTG AAGGGGAAGAAGATGCACAGAGAAACCCCACCGAACAAACTGGGGAATCCCAGGGGGAAGCAGCAAAAGAAGAAAGCTGA